Proteins from one Streptomyces sp. NBC_00289 genomic window:
- a CDS encoding substrate-binding domain-containing protein, whose protein sequence is MSSRPGRAVRRALTAIVPLTALLALAACGTDSTPGADTAKAAASDSPGLTAAREALAKYSKRPAKIPVTQPVGKKIPSDKKIDFILCGVQSCKDLADFFTAGANQLGWQVQQIPTQGTPESVQAAYEQAVRDKPDAVVASGFPRAVYAKQLAQLKQAGIPVIQSNADDVVGDGISLLKNGPEDVGVQGEMLASWVVSDSGAKADTVYFDLPAYTILKPVKDTFAAQYKKWCVGCALDTVDVPITSVGKDMPDRVVSYVRSHPKVTHIVFSLGLLNVGVPAALKTAGVTGKHIAVNVGDAQNYQYIQSGLSDGAMALNSHEAAWLQVDALARHFTGQSMDVDQKAVLPNMLITKDNVPDSLGDFPLVEDYQAQFEALWGSN, encoded by the coding sequence ATGAGTTCCAGACCCGGACGCGCGGTCCGTCGCGCGCTGACCGCGATCGTCCCCCTCACCGCCCTGCTCGCCCTCGCGGCGTGCGGCACCGATTCCACCCCGGGCGCCGACACCGCCAAGGCGGCGGCCTCGGACTCCCCCGGCCTCACCGCGGCCAGGGAGGCCCTGGCGAAGTACTCGAAGCGCCCGGCCAAGATCCCCGTCACCCAACCGGTGGGCAAGAAGATCCCCTCCGACAAGAAGATCGACTTCATTCTGTGCGGCGTGCAGTCCTGCAAGGACCTGGCCGACTTCTTCACGGCGGGCGCCAACCAACTCGGCTGGCAGGTCCAGCAGATCCCGACCCAGGGCACGCCGGAGTCGGTCCAGGCCGCCTACGAACAGGCGGTGCGCGACAAGCCGGACGCGGTCGTCGCCTCCGGATTCCCGCGCGCGGTGTACGCCAAGCAGCTGGCGCAGCTGAAGCAGGCCGGCATTCCGGTCATCCAGTCGAACGCCGACGACGTCGTGGGCGACGGGATCTCGCTGCTGAAGAACGGGCCCGAGGACGTCGGCGTCCAGGGCGAGATGCTCGCCTCGTGGGTGGTGTCCGACAGCGGCGCCAAGGCCGACACGGTCTACTTCGACCTGCCCGCGTACACCATCCTCAAGCCGGTCAAGGACACCTTCGCCGCCCAGTACAAGAAGTGGTGCGTGGGCTGCGCGCTGGACACCGTCGACGTACCGATCACCTCGGTCGGCAAGGACATGCCGGACCGCGTCGTGTCGTACGTCCGCTCGCACCCGAAGGTGACCCACATCGTCTTCTCGCTGGGCCTGCTCAACGTGGGCGTCCCGGCCGCGCTGAAGACCGCAGGCGTCACCGGCAAGCACATCGCCGTGAACGTCGGTGACGCGCAGAACTACCAGTACATCCAGAGCGGTCTGAGCGACGGCGCGATGGCGCTGAACTCGCACGAGGCCGCCTGGCTCCAGGTCGACGCGCTGGCCCGCCACTTCACCGGCCAGTCCATGGACGTGGACCAGAAGGCGGTGCTGCCCAACATGCTGATCACCAAGGACAACGTCCCCGACTCGCTCGGTGACTTCCCGCTGGTGGAGGACTACCAGGCGCAGTTCGAGGCGCTGTGGGGCTCGAACTGA
- a CDS encoding SRPBCC family protein: MDETSELGTARCPGPTVQDYLDRDSRPVPAALRHDNNDYLGSEDIDTTRFTSREWAEREMRQVWRRVWQFACLESEIPGVGDHEIYEIGDDSLIIVRTAPDEIRAYVNACLHRGRKLRTGGGNVGEFRCPFHGFAWNLDGTMQTPPCAWDFPHVTPEKYALPEARVATWRGFVFINMDPYAESFESYRGTFDDYYIWPLQDRYKSLHIAKVLPCNWKITQDAFIESFHVIATHPQMLPWLADANSQYDVMADQPHWNRMINIQGAPSPHVADSVTEQDVLETFYDSRAFYASAQGRDLVMPEGELPEVPAGGTARQVLAERMREQLAATSAQDYSDTADTELLDAINYLLFPNFNPWGGAKSNIIYRFRPNGLDPDSCIAEIIFMSAPKEAGEMPPPAGIRWVAEDMLFADIPELGVLGPVFDQDCENLPYVQQGLKTMRKPGITLANYQESRIRHFNQTLDRWMNR; encoded by the coding sequence ATGGACGAAACGTCGGAGTTGGGCACGGCCCGGTGCCCCGGGCCCACCGTCCAGGACTACCTCGACCGGGACAGCCGACCGGTTCCCGCCGCACTGAGGCACGACAACAACGACTACCTCGGCAGCGAGGACATCGACACCACCCGCTTCACCTCCCGCGAGTGGGCCGAGCGCGAGATGCGGCAGGTGTGGCGTCGCGTCTGGCAGTTCGCCTGCCTGGAGAGCGAGATCCCCGGGGTCGGTGACCACGAGATCTACGAGATCGGCGACGACTCACTGATCATCGTGCGCACGGCGCCGGACGAGATCCGGGCGTACGTCAACGCGTGCCTGCACCGCGGGCGCAAACTGCGCACCGGCGGCGGCAACGTCGGCGAGTTCCGCTGCCCCTTCCACGGCTTCGCCTGGAACCTCGACGGAACCATGCAGACCCCGCCGTGCGCCTGGGACTTCCCCCATGTCACTCCGGAGAAGTACGCACTCCCCGAGGCCAGGGTGGCCACCTGGCGCGGCTTCGTCTTCATCAACATGGACCCCTACGCGGAGTCCTTCGAGAGCTACCGCGGCACCTTCGACGACTACTACATCTGGCCGCTGCAGGACCGCTACAAGTCGCTGCACATCGCCAAGGTGCTGCCCTGCAACTGGAAGATCACCCAGGACGCGTTCATCGAGTCCTTCCACGTGATCGCCACGCACCCGCAGATGCTGCCCTGGCTCGCGGACGCCAACTCCCAGTACGACGTCATGGCGGACCAGCCCCACTGGAACCGCATGATCAACATCCAGGGCGCCCCCAGCCCCCACGTGGCCGACTCGGTCACGGAGCAGGACGTGCTGGAGACCTTCTACGACTCCCGCGCGTTCTACGCCTCGGCCCAGGGCCGGGACCTGGTGATGCCCGAGGGGGAGCTGCCCGAGGTCCCGGCCGGCGGGACCGCCCGCCAGGTCCTCGCCGAGCGGATGCGCGAGCAGCTGGCGGCCACCTCGGCCCAGGACTACTCGGACACGGCCGACACCGAGCTGCTGGACGCCATCAACTACCTGCTGTTCCCCAACTTCAACCCGTGGGGCGGCGCCAAGTCCAACATCATCTACCGGTTCCGGCCCAACGGCCTCGACCCCGACTCCTGCATCGCCGAGATCATCTTCATGTCGGCCCCCAAGGAGGCCGGCGAGATGCCTCCTCCGGCCGGGATCCGCTGGGTAGCGGAGGACATGCTCTTCGCCGACATCCCCGAACTCGGCGTGCTGGGACCCGTCTTCGACCAGGACTGCGAGAACCTGCCGTACGTCCAGCAGGGGCTGAAGACCATGCGCAAGCCCGGCATCACCCTGGCCAACTACCAGGAGAGCCGCATCCGGCACTTCAACCAGACGCTCGACCGGTGGATGAACAGATGA
- a CDS encoding 2Fe-2S iron-sulfur cluster-binding protein gives MTLTHRVEVRPSGVELEVRDGEDLFSAAQRLGYRWPTVCGGRATCRTCFVEVEEGAENCSPVGPLEREGIEALRRPVDGLTRLACRLRVEGPVTVTKRGVRRRPQE, from the coding sequence ATGACCTTGACCCACCGGGTCGAGGTCAGACCCTCCGGCGTCGAGCTGGAGGTGCGGGACGGCGAGGACCTGTTCAGTGCCGCCCAGCGGCTCGGCTATCGCTGGCCCACCGTCTGCGGGGGCCGGGCGACCTGCCGTACCTGCTTCGTGGAGGTCGAGGAGGGCGCCGAGAACTGCTCGCCCGTGGGCCCGCTGGAACGCGAGGGCATCGAGGCACTGCGCAGGCCGGTGGACGGTCTGACCCGGCTCGCCTGCCGGCTGCGGGTCGAGGGCCCGGTGACCGTGACCAAACGCGGCGTACGCCGCAGACCGCAGGAGTGA